TATTTACGTACGGCAATCACGCTGATTTCCACCAGCACGCTGGGTCGCGCCAGCTCGGCTTGCAGGGTGGTCCGTGTGGGCGCCATCCCCGGTGTCAGCCATGCGGACCACGCTTCGTTCATCGGCGCGAAACCGCTGCCGATGTCCTTCAGGTAAATGGTCGCATTGAGCAGGTGATCCTTGTCGCTGCCCGCCTCGGCCAGCAGTGCATCGATCTTGGCCAGCACTTCGCGGGTCTGGGTCGCCATGTCCTGGCCCTCGCCCGGTACTTGGCCCGACAGGAACACCAGATCCTTGAAGGTGACGGCACCGCTGAGACGTTCATTGCTGCTGATTCGGGTAATGCTCATGGGGGCATCCTCAAGCGGCGCGGGGCGTCAGGCCCTGCATATCAATGGAAGGATTGCGCTGGCCAATCAGTTCGGCGAGCAACTGGCCGCTGCCGCAGGCCAGGGTAAAACCCAAGGCGCCGTGGCCGAGGTTCAGCCACAGGTTGCGATAGTGGCTGGCGCCGATCAGCGGCACACCGGTTGGCGTGGCCGGGCGCATACCGGCCCATTCCACTGCATGGTCATAGTCACCAGCCGTAGGAAAGGTCTCTAGAGCCTGACGTTTGATCAGCGCCAGGCGCTTGGGCTCAAGGCCGGCGTCGAAGCCGACGATATCCACCATGGCCGCGATCCGCAGTTGTTCACCGATGCGCGCGTAGACGACCTTGCGGTCGTAGTCGGTGATGCTCACGCTCGGCGCCTGGTGCCGCGCGCCGATCGGCACGCTCAGGCTGTAGCCCTTGAGCGGGTAAAGCGGCAGCGCCAGGCCCGGCAGCCGCAGTTCGGCGCTGCGATGCCCCGCCGCCAATACCAGGTGCTCGACCGGCATCACCTCGTCGCCCAGCTCGATGGCCTGTACCAGCCCCCCTGCATGGCGAACACCGGTGACCTTGCGCGCC
This region of Pseudomonas asgharzadehiana genomic DNA includes:
- a CDS encoding RidA family protein; this encodes MSITRISSNERLSGAVTFKDLVFLSGQVPGEGQDMATQTREVLAKIDALLAEAGSDKDHLLNATIYLKDIGSGFAPMNEAWSAWLTPGMAPTRTTLQAELARPSVLVEISVIAVRK